AGATATTTATCCGCAGCAGCAATTAAGATTACATTTTGAAAAAACGCGAGTTTTTTTTGTCGCGTATTGAGTACATCTTCAAGAGATTGTTTCATTTTACACTGTCTTTTATTATCCAATTGTGGCTGGGAAAACCGGAGTTTTATTTCCCGGACAGCCGCTAAGAGAATAGAACTAGATGCCTGTTTGTTTTATCCTTTTAGGATAAGTTCGTTTCCGGAATGCATAACTCACACAAAAAGTTTGATTTGCCGTTATCTATAAATATCAAAATCTGTGATAATGGATAGTATAAATCAACAACAACCTGAAGATAATTTAAAGAACCTTAGGGGGGCTGAAGCTACTAAAAAAATGAAAGAACTGGCTGAAAATGCCGCTACCTGCTTCTTCTGCTCCAGTATTAAAACCGGAGTTCCTTTTTCAACACGTCCGATGACGGTATTGAAAGTTGACGATGACGGGAATTTTTGGTTCCTGAGCTCCGATGATAGTTTTAAAAATGAAGAATTAAGTCACGACCCATTTGTACACCTGTTATTTCAAGGCTCGGCATACAGTGATTTTCTCAATATCTATGGCATTGCTGAGATTAGCAAGGATAAAGAAAAGATCAGGGAACTGTGGAACCCAATGCTGAAAACATGGTTTACTGAGGGCGAGGACGATTCCCGGATTACAGTGATTAAAGTAGATCCGTCTGAAGGGTATTACTGGGATCATAAAAATGGCAAAGCAGTAGCTTTTATTAAACAAGCTGCAGGTGCTGTGTTAGGCAAAACTTATGACGATACAATTGAGGGTAAGCTTGATATAGAGTAAGGTTCGTCCACATAAAAGCTAAAGACATATGGCAAATAAACTTGAAGTTTGGCAAAGAGGCTCGATACCAGGTATTATTCCAGTATTGCAGCCGGTAGCTCATGCGTTGCTCCAGGCCAGGGAAGAGGTAAATGAGTATATGTCCGACTTTCCGGATGAATTGCTGTGGGTACGTCCGGCAGGGCTAGCCTCTGTTGGTTTTCATCTTCAGCATTTGAGCGGAGTGCTTGACCGGGTATTTACTTACGCCCGCAGGGAAAGCCTCACCGAACTGCAATTTTTCCAATTGGAAGAGGAGGGGACAGACTCAAGAGAAAAGTATACGGTAAATGACCTGGTTGATCGTTTCAATCATCAGGTAGATAATGCACTGGATCAGATTAAAGGCACGGACGAATCAATCCTGACAGATTACAGGGGAGTGGGCCGGGCGGGCCTTCCGTCAACAGTTATCGGCTTATTGGTTCATGGCGCCGAGCATACGATGCGTCATGTGGGGCAGCTACTTGTTACTGCGGCTGTAGTGAGAGATAACAAAAAATAGCAGAATTTAGGTAGAATCGACAAAGTAAACAAGTTTTAAATTTTGTATCTTTAGGCATCTTGATCTAAAATGAGGTTTAGAAGGCTTGTGAAACAAAAACATGTAACTGTAACCGTTTTTATTCTCGTTACAGGTTTGGTTTCATGCGGGCACAAAAAAGCGCTGCCCAACGACTATATCGGAGATTGGAAGTCGGTAGATACTATGGATTATAATATTGCTATCACTATACAGAGCAAAAAAAATGCGACTAACTTTATAATTAAAGACAAGACAAATTCGTCAGTTGCGGAATTACCGGGCCGATACAACGCAGGAGGAAATAGATTCGAACTCGATGGATTGAAGTATAGTAATATACTTAAAGGATTTTCCAATTTCCAGAGCGCAGAATTAGTGGGAGACACGATGCTGTTTACAGTAAATGAAAGAATTGTTAAAATGGTACGGCAGGATTTATGAATTTTATGTTCATTATTCTTTGATCAAATTCTTCACCCTTGACGATTGCTTTGGCCTTCACGCGGATTTTGTATGTATAAATGGTGCTTACCGAGTAATCCAATATTCCAGCAATAGTCTCATCATCCTTTATTCCCAGCCTCATTAAAGCAAAGATGCGCAGCACGGTGTTTAACGATCCGCTTTTTTGCGGCCATATTTGATCTTCAGGTCGCAATAATTCATTAAATGCGGGAACGAAGTTAGGCAGTAGCTTCAGGAATATTTGATCCAGGGTATCATACAGGTATTCCCTTTCTTTGCTGATTTGCATGGATGTTACAACTTCGAGGGCCTCGTCAATTTTCTTCATTTTAATCTTGTGCTCCACTTTTCTTTTAAGCTTCTCAAGCATGTTTATGTTAGAAAAGGATTGTTTGAAGAAGAATCCGATGTACTCCTCGTTTATTCGGGTATGTTCCAGTAGTTTGGTGTTAATTGAAGCCAACTGATCGTTCTTTTCATTAATTAAACGTTCGCTCACCTTCACCTTTTTTAGCTGTATAAATACTACATACAGTATGCTCAGCACCACAACCACGACGACAGCAAATATCAAAGAATAAATTATCGACTTGTCTCTTTGTCGTTCGGTTTCCATTATTGTTTTTCCGGCTATCAGTGGGAGCACGTTCTGTATGTCGATCTTATGTCCTCTGGCTCCGTAGAACTCTGCATCCGAGACTGCCTTATTTATGCATTCGTAAGCTAATTTCAGATCGCCGGCTTTGTAAAACTCTTCCCCCAGCTTGAGAATGGCTTCCGTGTCTTTGGTAGATGATCTGATATCACTGATGGCTGACAATGCAAGGAACATAATTTTGTCGTCACCCGAGTGGTAATAACTCAATCTCATAGCCACCATGGCGATCCCATGATGAGTCAATCCGTTGTGTGTAATAAAATGCAGATAGAATTCGGCTGTCCGGCGATGACGCGATGACCTTCCGTCGATCTCTGCCTGGTCAATTACCCGTTCGAACGCATTTGGAGGCGACGCTGACGTCATTTTCTTGAATTCGTTTTCGGCAGTTATGCGGTATTGTGTAGCATAGTACTTA
The window above is part of the Arcticibacter tournemirensis genome. Proteins encoded here:
- a CDS encoding pyridoxamine 5'-phosphate oxidase family protein, coding for MDSINQQQPEDNLKNLRGAEATKKMKELAENAATCFFCSSIKTGVPFSTRPMTVLKVDDDGNFWFLSSDDSFKNEELSHDPFVHLLFQGSAYSDFLNIYGIAEISKDKEKIRELWNPMLKTWFTEGEDDSRITVIKVDPSEGYYWDHKNGKAVAFIKQAAGAVLGKTYDDTIEGKLDIE
- a CDS encoding DinB family protein, yielding MANKLEVWQRGSIPGIIPVLQPVAHALLQAREEVNEYMSDFPDELLWVRPAGLASVGFHLQHLSGVLDRVFTYARRESLTELQFFQLEEEGTDSREKYTVNDLVDRFNHQVDNALDQIKGTDESILTDYRGVGRAGLPSTVIGLLVHGAEHTMRHVGQLLVTAAVVRDNKK
- a CDS encoding DUF6377 domain-containing protein; this translates as MLKINPLAIFILLLLITKSGAAFSISPKDSLLNILQTELKNKEHDRKKEARINQLRIASRDSSRLAYPELYRLYNAILEEYQFYKFDSSYTYVQKMIHIGLAHEDHFKVQESKLKLLQILVPSGMFKEAYELVFELDKETIPEQLKSTYHRLKARFYEALAKYNNDKYYATQYRITAENEFKKMTSASPPNAFERVIDQAEIDGRSSRHRRTAEFYLHFITHNGLTHHGIAMVAMRLSYYHSGDDKIMFLALSAISDIRSSTKDTEAILKLGEEFYKAGDLKLAYECINKAVSDAEFYGARGHKIDIQNVLPLIAGKTIMETERQRDKSIIYSLIFAVVVVVVLSILYVVFIQLKKVKVSERLINEKNDQLASINTKLLEHTRINEEYIGFFFKQSFSNINMLEKLKRKVEHKIKMKKIDEALEVVTSMQISKEREYLYDTLDQIFLKLLPNFVPAFNELLRPEDQIWPQKSGSLNTVLRIFALMRLGIKDDETIAGILDYSVSTIYTYKIRVKAKAIVKGEEFDQRIMNIKFINPAVPF